CGGTATTTTCAATAATATTATCGTAAATGTAAACATCATTAAGCAGCAAAGGATAAAGAGAGGGTATCTCCATAATCGCATTCTTTTTCTTTTTCTCCATATCCAACATAACCAATATACATGCCTTCGCCTGAGCAATCGTGAATATATAAATCGTGAAAATACATGTTTGTAAGAATATTACCTGAGCTTGCATGGGTCAAAGGATCATCGCATTTTAGCTCGGTTATGCATTGAACACCGGCAAAACCAACATTGCAAATTTCGATATTGCTTACCTCAAAATCTTCTGTTAAACTACCGAGAAGTAAGCCAACATCTCTTGCTGCATCAATTTTAAATCCATATTTATATTTTGAATCGCCTGTACCTAACACTTTAAAATGCTGACAATTACTAAATTGAAAAACATCTTTATGATCCGTATCATAGTTTCCAATTGTAACTAATCCGCCTTTGTTAATAAAGATTATTGGATCTTCTTCAGTTCCAGAAAATCCTACAAACTTCAGCTTGTCGTAAGCATATTCGCCTGCATTAATATAAACTGTATCGCCTGGATATACGACTGTATTATTAATCTCACCATCATCATGATAGTACACGTCGTCAGTATCAATGTTATGGGCAGTTTGAGAAAATGCAGGTAAGAAAACTAAAGATAGAATAAATAGTAATAGTATTTTTCGTTCCATAATTTTGCTTTTTGGTTAACAATTTCCAAATATAAAACAAAAAATGGTTGATGTCAAGCTTTTAAATAAAATTTTCAGCATTTCTATCAACTAATAATCAATTAAAACTAAAATTTCAAATAAACTTCCTTAATGTTAAAAAAAGTTAAATCACTGTGAATAAATATTATGCAAAGTAGAAATTTCTTTTTTTTGCAGAAAAATTAAAACATTAGTAATATGGATATTATTGTTGATAAACTAACGAAGAAATACGGGGCACAACGTGCTGTCGATAATATTTCTTTCACAGTAAAAACAGGCGAAGTATTAGGTTTTCTTGGTCCGAATGGTGCAGGAAAAACTACTACAATGAAAGCAATTACAAGTTTTCTTGAACCTACCGAAGGAGAAATATTTATTGGAAATATTTCGGTAGGCGAGAATCCTGACGAGATAAAGAAAATAATTGGTTACCTGCCGGAACACAATCCTTTATATGAAGATATGCCGGTTCTGGATTATCTCAAATTTGTGGCAGATATTCATAATATCGACAAATCGAGAGTTAAAGACAGAATTCTTGAGATGGTAAATCTTTGTGGCCTTGAAGGAGAAAAACACAAAAAGATAAATCAACTTTCGAAAGGTTATAAACAACGGGTTGGCTTGGCACAAGCTCTTATTCACGACCCTGAAGTTTTGATTCTCGATGAGCCAACATCCGGGCTCGACCCTAACCAAATTGTTGAAATAAGAGAACTAATAAAAAAAATTGGTAGAGAAAAAACTGTAATTCTCAGTTCTCACATTTTGGCAGAAGTTGAAGCAACTTGCGACAGGATAATGATTATCAACAAAGGAAAAATTGTTGCCAACGGAACTTCCCAAGAATTAAGAAAACATTCGGAAGGAAAAGAAATTTTAAGAGTTACTATAGAAAATGCTGAAAAAGATCAGATTATTAAAGACCTTCAAAGCATTGATTTTATAGAGTTAGTGGACCCAATT
This sequence is a window from Bacteroidota bacterium. Protein-coding genes within it:
- a CDS encoding ATP-binding cassette domain-containing protein, which translates into the protein MDIIVDKLTKKYGAQRAVDNISFTVKTGEVLGFLGPNGAGKTTTMKAITSFLEPTEGEIFIGNISVGENPDEIKKIIGYLPEHNPLYEDMPVLDYLKFVADIHNIDKSRVKDRILEMVNLCGLEGEKHKKINQLSKGYKQRVGLAQALIHDPEVLILDEPTSGLDPNQIVEIRELIKKIGREKTVILSSHILAEVEATCDRIMIINKGKIVANGTSQELRKHSEGKEILRVTIENAEKDQIIKDLQSIDFIELVDPIPNTENSYEIQSNSDISTRREVFRLCVEKDWILTQMTPIETKLEDVFHTLTIN